Below is a window of Candidatus Atribacteria bacterium DNA.
AGATGCCTACAAGTTAAGGATTCTTAATCTGGGTGCTATCTATGTTACATTAGGTATAAGTTTAAACTTAATTTATGGGTTTACCGGTCAATTTTCCCTGGGCCATGCTGGCTTTATGGCTATTGGCGCCTATGTTACTACCTTATTAGTGCTTCCTTCCTATTATAAGGAAATGATTTATATAC
It encodes the following:
- a CDS encoding branched-chain amino acid ABC transporter permease, translating into MKKQNEKIFTLFALIMLVILVYLAEKHLDAYKLRILNLGAIYVTLGISLNLIYGFTGQFSLGHAGFMAIGAYVTTLLVLPSYYKEMIYI